A window of the Bos indicus x Bos taurus breed Angus x Brahman F1 hybrid chromosome X, Bos_hybrid_MaternalHap_v2.0, whole genome shotgun sequence genome harbors these coding sequences:
- the LOC113886944 gene encoding melanoma-associated antigen B1-like, with product MPRRQKSKHRGREKRRQARMETKDLGNAQAAATPTPTSGSTPPGSPPAGAGQKPQGAAATSSPVAGASCPRSKARGRGQVEERENSSRASTSVKTAPLDPLTEKAGVLVNFLLDQFKMKEPIRKIDMLNLFHKRYKTRFPEILRRAAKCMELSFGLELKEVKPNGYSYTVVSKIGLISDEVLSSSCEVPKNGLLMPLLNVIYVNGNRASEADVWEFLNVLGIYDGKQHVIFGDPRKLITEEWVQQNYLVYRQIPDSDPLSYEFLWGSRAYAETSKMKVLEFLAKISSTIPSAFPFHYAEALGEEKRSRGRSLVRSRGAARATARSRVPPRDPSSAQ from the coding sequence ATGCCTCGGAGGCAGAAGAGCAAGCACCGTGGGCGTGAGAAACGCCGCCAGGCACGCATGGAGACCAAGGATCTCGGGAATGCTCAGGctgctgccacccccacccctacttcTGGGAGTACGCCCCCAGGCTCCCCACCTGCCGGTGCGGGCCAGAAGCCTCAGGGAGCTGCAGCCACTAGCTCTCCTGTTGCAGGGGCTTCATGCCCAAGATCTAAAGCACGTGGCAGGGGCCAAGTTGAGGAACGTGAAAATTCTTCCCGGGCCTCAACCTCTGTTAAGACCGCTCCTCTAGATCCTCTGACCGAGAAGGCAGGAGTGTTGGTCAATTTCCTGCTTGATCAGTTTAAGATGAAAGAGCCCATTAGGAAGATAGATATGCTGAATCTTTTTCACAAAAGGTACAAGACACGCTTCCCCGAGATCCTCAGGAGAGCAGCTAAATGCATGGAGCTGTCATTCGGTCTTGAATTGAAGGAAGTCAAGCCAAATGGTTACTCCTACACCGTGGTCAGCAAGATAGGCCTCATCAGTGATGAGGTGCTGAGCAGCAGCTGTGAGGTGCCGAAGAATGGGCTTCTGATGCCTCTGCTGAATGTGATCTACGTGAATGGCAACCGCGCCTCTGAGGCTGATGTCTGGGAGTTCCTGAATGTTCTGGGCATCTATGATGGAAAGCAGCATGTAATCTTTGGGGATCCCAGGAAGCTCATCACGGAAGAGTGGGTGCAGCAGAATTACCTTGTGTATCGTCAGATTCCCGACAGCGATCCCCTGAGCTATGAGTTCCTATGGGGCTCAAGAGCCTACGCTGAAACCAGCAAGATGAAGGTGCTGGAGTTTTTGGCCAAGATCAGTAGTACCATCCCCAGTGCTTTCCCGTTCCATTATGCTGAAGCtttgggagaagagaagagatcCCGAGGCAGATCTCTAGTTAGGTCTCGTGGTGCTGCCAGGGCCACTGCCCGCTCCAGGGTCCCACCCAGAGATCCGTCCAGTGCCCAGTGA